In Cedecea neteri, a single genomic region encodes these proteins:
- the bcsG gene encoding cellulose biosynthesis protein BcsG — MTNHTQTAKSPAHFLQYWRGLGGWNYYFLLKFGLLWTGYLNFHPLANLVFLAFLLFPLPPLKLHKLRNWIALPVGIGLFWHDTWLPGFDSMMSQGSQVVGFSADYLLDLVTRFINWQMIGAAFVLLVAWLFVSQWLRVTVFVVAILVWLNVLTVAGPAISLLPSASQTTASASASGTAGSTAAASTAAPVSGDIPAQTAPPTSDNITAWLNNFYASEAKRQTKFPDALPADAQPFELLIINICSLSWSDIEAVGLSSHPLWKHFDILFKNFNSATSYSGPAAIRLLRASCGQSSHKGLYEPAGNQCYLFDDLARLGFKQQLMMDHNGVFGNFLKEVRENGGIQVPLMDQSGLPSNLLAFDNSPIYDDTAVLQRWLQGEQNDGANPRTATFYNLVPLHDGNHYPGNSKTADYKARAQKLFDELDSFLTELEKSNRKVMVVIVPEHGAALKGDKMQVSGLRDIPSPDITHVPAGVKFIGMKAPHSGDAIEINQPSSYLAISELVSRSVDGKNFVADQVDWNALTSNLPQTAPVSENSTAVVLKYQDKPYVRLSGGDWVPYPQ, encoded by the coding sequence GGTCTTTCTTGCCTTTTTGTTATTCCCGCTGCCGCCGCTGAAGCTGCACAAACTGCGTAACTGGATAGCCCTTCCCGTAGGGATCGGTCTTTTCTGGCACGATACCTGGCTGCCCGGCTTCGACAGCATGATGAGCCAGGGTAGCCAGGTCGTGGGCTTCAGTGCGGACTATCTTCTCGACCTGGTGACCCGCTTTATTAACTGGCAAATGATCGGCGCAGCGTTTGTCCTGCTGGTTGCCTGGCTGTTTGTCTCCCAGTGGCTGCGCGTCACGGTGTTTGTCGTGGCTATCCTGGTCTGGCTCAACGTGTTGACGGTGGCCGGCCCGGCTATCTCTTTACTGCCATCCGCATCACAAACAACGGCCTCCGCCAGCGCCAGCGGTACCGCCGGGTCAACGGCCGCCGCCAGTACGGCAGCACCGGTTTCCGGTGATATTCCGGCACAAACGGCACCGCCGACAAGCGACAATATTACCGCCTGGCTGAACAACTTCTACGCCAGCGAAGCCAAACGGCAGACCAAATTCCCGGATGCACTGCCCGCTGACGCACAGCCTTTTGAGCTGCTGATCATCAATATTTGCTCCCTCTCATGGTCCGACATCGAGGCTGTTGGCCTCAGTTCGCACCCGCTGTGGAAACACTTTGATATTCTGTTCAAAAACTTCAACTCGGCGACCTCCTACAGCGGCCCGGCCGCCATCCGCCTGCTCCGCGCGAGCTGCGGGCAGTCGTCCCACAAAGGGCTTTATGAGCCTGCGGGCAACCAATGCTATCTGTTTGATGACTTAGCCCGCCTCGGCTTCAAGCAGCAACTGATGATGGACCACAACGGCGTATTCGGTAACTTCCTGAAAGAAGTGCGTGAAAACGGCGGGATTCAGGTCCCGCTGATGGATCAAAGCGGACTGCCGAGCAATCTGCTGGCATTTGATAATTCGCCAATCTACGACGACACCGCCGTGCTACAGCGCTGGCTGCAGGGTGAGCAAAATGACGGCGCGAACCCGCGCACGGCTACCTTCTACAACCTGGTACCACTGCACGACGGTAACCATTATCCGGGCAACAGCAAAACAGCCGACTATAAGGCGCGGGCGCAGAAGCTGTTCGATGAGCTGGATTCCTTCCTGACCGAGCTTGAGAAGTCGAACCGCAAGGTCATGGTGGTGATTGTGCCGGAGCACGGTGCGGCGTTGAAAGGCGATAAAATGCAGGTTTCCGGGCTGCGTGACATTCCAAGTCCTGACATCACCCACGTACCGGCGGGCGTGAAATTCATCGGCATGAAAGCGCCACACAGCGGCGACGCCATTGAAATCAACCAGCCAAGCAGCTATCTGGCGATTTCAGAACTGGTTTCCCGCTCGGTGGACGGCAAAAACTTTGTCGCCGACCAGGTGGACTGGAACGCACTGACCAGCAACTTGCCGCAAACCGCCCCGGTTTCTGAAAACTCAACGGCGGTGGTGCTGAAGTATCAGGATAAGCCTTATGTTCGCCTGAGCGGCGGCGACTGGGTGCCTTATCCGCAATAA